From Deltaproteobacteria bacterium, a single genomic window includes:
- a CDS encoding SAM-dependent methyltransferase: MTSSDLPSIITSIISEKGKITFREFMEMALYDPLHGYYMSPHKKIGKAGDFYTSPDVHKVFGTVIMKQLVEMRDLLSADIIFHVIEGGAGKGSMCCQILDAAREREREFYETLHYHIVEKSDALAEVQKEGIRGGGHEGKVSWHKDMASLLDKVNTAAVISNELIDAFPIHRVIFDGGKWEEIYVRAEDDNFSEVRGPLSANDLDRYLSLLEGPFNEGYKTEINLDGPRWINSIAKNLKKGFILTIDYGYPRPDYYSPLRREGTLLCYYQHTTSDNPYIRVGKQDITAHVDFSSLAEAGREEGLEVTGFCEQFHFLMGLGVFDEFQATGEEAPFNTESFQENMAIKRLLMPDAMGGTFKILIQHKGIEKPALKAFSFKDLSHRLKRQ, from the coding sequence ATGACATCATCAGACCTCCCATCGATCATTACTAGTATTATTTCAGAAAAAGGTAAAATCACCTTCCGCGAATTCATGGAGATGGCCCTCTATGACCCTCTTCACGGCTATTACATGTCCCCTCATAAAAAGATCGGTAAAGCGGGGGATTTTTACACCAGCCCCGATGTTCACAAGGTCTTTGGTACGGTCATTATGAAGCAGCTGGTGGAAATGAGAGACCTTCTTTCCGCAGATATAATATTTCACGTCATAGAAGGGGGCGCCGGAAAGGGAAGCATGTGCTGCCAGATACTTGACGCTGCCAGGGAAAGAGAAAGAGAATTTTACGAGACCTTACATTATCACATTGTTGAAAAAAGTGACGCTCTGGCAGAAGTACAGAAAGAAGGCATTAGAGGAGGAGGGCATGAAGGGAAAGTCTCCTGGCACAAGGACATGGCCTCACTGCTCGATAAGGTGAATACGGCCGCCGTCATCTCCAATGAACTGATAGATGCCTTCCCCATTCACAGGGTCATCTTTGACGGCGGCAAATGGGAGGAAATCTATGTAAGGGCTGAAGATGACAACTTCTCTGAAGTAAGAGGGCCTTTGTCAGCTAATGATCTGGACCGCTATTTGTCTCTCCTTGAAGGCCCCTTCAACGAGGGCTACAAAACAGAAATTAACCTCGATGGCCCCCGATGGATAAATAGCATTGCTAAAAATCTGAAAAAGGGATTTATTCTTACTATCGATTACGGCTACCCGAGGCCCGATTACTATTCCCCCTTAAGGAGGGAGGGGACCCTTCTTTGCTACTACCAACACACAACAAGCGATAATCCTTACATAAGGGTGGGAAAACAGGACATAACAGCCCATGTCGATTTTTCCTCACTGGCAGAAGCGGGAAGGGAAGAAGGGCTGGAAGTTACAGGTTTTTGCGAGCAGTTTCACTTCCTCATGGGACTGGGCGTTTTTGACGAGTTCCAGGCCACCGGAGAAGAAGCCCCTTTCAACACAGAATCATTCCAGGAAAATATGGCCATAAAAAGGCTCCTCATGCCGGACGCCATGGGTGGTACATTCAAGATACTCATTCAACATAAAGGGATTGAAAAACCTGCCCTTAAAGCGTTCAGCTTCAAGGATTTGTCACACCGCTTGAAAAGACAATAA